Proteins encoded by one window of Channa argus isolate prfri chromosome 13, Channa argus male v1.0, whole genome shotgun sequence:
- the znf335 gene encoding LOW QUALITY PROTEIN: uncharacterized protein znf335 (The sequence of the model RefSeq protein was modified relative to this genomic sequence to represent the inferred CDS: substituted 1 base at 1 genomic stop codon), translated as MRFFTALVVGVVLGISVQDGWSHPLKSTFVTFPSDLVRNISDSQLAENYLKKFGYLQTEHRSGFQSMVSTNKALKRMQRQMGLEETGVLDKATLDVMKQPRCGVPDVANYQTFEGDLKWDHNDITYRIINYSPDMESSLIDDAFARAFKVWRDVTPLTFTRLFEGTADIMISFGKADHGDPYPFDGKDGLLAHAYPPGEGVQGDAHFDDDEYWTLGKGPAVKTRYGNADGAMCHFPFNFEGKSYTTCTTDGRSDNLPWCATTADFDKDKKYGFCPSELLYTFGGNADGAKCVFPFIFLGKEYDSCTTDGRSDEYRWCATTDNFDKDIKYGFCPSRDTAVIGGNSEGEPCHFPFVFLGETYDACTSEGRGDGKLWCSTTDNYDDDKKWGFCPDKGYSLFLVAAHEFGHALGLDHSNIRDALMYPMYSYVEKFSLHKDDIEGIQFLYGSGTGPGPTPPQPETTTPYIDPEETVTTKEPQTTVPTTTTTTRPVDPTKDACNVAEFDAITMIEGELHFFKAGLYWKKSSRNAGVVSGPFPISERWPALPAVIDTAFEDLLTKKLYFFSGTRFWVYTGKSVLGPRSIEKLGLPNNIQKIEGAVQRGNGKVLLFSGENVWRLNVKDQNIDQGYPRFTDVMFGGVPNDSHDVFLYKGHIYFCRDRFYWRMNSRKKQGDTHGARLEXSNNYRLLIAVLFSEPTLKETSLLENTRMFEHDNMDSEENEVESSSDAGPSGMEEPSESGMGMETSEAMSADSSDAAAPHIQAPESDCHVGQSSEGLVVFIPETSSSTDIRISSVHLPDSSSVAQSTSVSSVSTVTQSVLVSESAQVLVHSSAVSDGGMMVSDSTASTSSDLGSAIDKIIESTIGPDIMNGCIAVTSAEDGGAETTQYLILQGPDDGAPMVAQMSSSALSNRIAIDALAEGPTSTCLDQGDLQGHLEPDQPDDQPGHSGYPEDSSSQPDQPQHSHPSQYMDCSADGPDQTGESSSFYAECSGEEPDQTRSQSGFPDYSGDNSDQDLPGYVGCSRADSNPISQGHYVVEGSAGYLECGVDDGEQPHHSRSYIDSSADHRTQTSRQYGSEYGGECVAAADSEQPGCSQYQARDDDDDDDEEDEQNQDPDQPQHSQQQPQHSCYMESRNVPETSRYVDDSSSSDQPLVDTAGSGRLAEAQECSESQPGPYISSSGTYNSNAEPEQAQQCSPSQNEPQGSQGPVNQVRIVREMETSTVVEGTGDRPPNLAELEEMMEVVIVQQFRCKMCPYKSASKDTLINHMRDKHFKPPGEVKTTRKRKRGRPPKSETLARRQAERAQAEERKAAKVKEAEPQQAEEEEDDIVDAGAIDDPEEDSDYNPADESCEAKPPSIVKKPAPPISSSSQGRPRRKVGRPRKYSLLEEGYSSKEAESIAKSSRVRADASLPEEASSSGLGNGPAVVTDGENPEVAISQSDSENKDPSSNTQPEEFFPRKRGRPSKRFLRKKYKKYINRNRYYKSLKPLLRPHNCWICGSRFLTQEDLRFHVDSHEGNDPELFKCLQCNYRCKRWSSLKEHMFNHEGTKPFKCEECDYTSVYRKDVIRHSAVHNKDKKRKTEMVPKVSEFPCPVCHRVYPMQKRLTQHMKTHSSEKPHMCDKCGKSFKKRYTFKMHLLTHIQSLGDSRFKCEFCDYTCDNKKLLLNHQLSHTNDRPFKCDYCKYSTSKEEFLVSHLAIKHTGEKPFSCDMCHFMTKHRKNLRLHVQCRHPEAFEQWSVAHPEEPVRQRRRPFFNLQQIEELKEQHEDTQSLPNTIVAVDSATLQVMQGMENASVSQDALGNTTIIYEQAESSDLSAQNALDLLLNMSNARELVGNSLQVAVLKSDGKALDKGTWSTVTATQGQNQKVVTFHVSENGEAVLQEAYEAATSETGELAQIAIEAYESGGDFNVVEQAAEEIHSPAYSSGENSPSQALEVSGSDSLKSEKYYLTSALSEGVLQQVELSTEALASPALNSPSLSTKRFSCRICMESFHGRSDMENHKRAHLDPNTFKCPDCDFTSTSWPEVKAHMGQHSYLRPHKCPNCSFASKNKKDLRRHMMTHTNEKPFSCKLCGQRFNRNGHLKFHMERLHNQDNPTRKSRTTTSQQTIIVNSDEEALATLQSLQTHQTVITPERLQALGQEHIIVAQEQPLSDQEEGTYIQQITTIDGQTVQHLMTGENQVTEVQYIISQDGVQHLIPQEYVVVADGNHIQMPDGQIIQYEHDGTFLQEQQIAVSHEGHIQYLPVSSEQQIVNPEDLEAAAHSAVTTVADAAMAQSQRVYTEATPEQLEQLQKQGIHYDVITFTDEYITHLEGQQRIEEFENILLKLTFPSFYNGYKKSCCKLYPGGCQKLLDSTGYTCDLLKGRVTKTEDDGWIEFKISNVHFVDRGYYRCFVLGTQNHIYSDYYVEVLEASVQNSQSQPTTSTSTNALDTSTAFPDSTGPVLNQDHSDSPRVSWSFGLPLAVIVTITVMIMITSVTAVICFRVKAKYKYEEAVCDSLKQQAWEMSGIVYTTVDFRTQQKPHELYTNLMLCKTGAGAPSSTWSAEHAGMVEYSTLAMNQ; from the exons ATGAGGTTCTTTACTGCTTTAGTTGTGGGTGTAGTTTTGGGTATAAGCGTGCAGGATGGATGGAGCCATCCCCTCAAGTCCACCTTTGTCACCTTCCCAAGTGACCTCGTCAGAAACATATCTGATTCGCAGCTGGCAGAA AATTATCTGAAGAAGTTTGGCTATTTACAAACCGAGCACCGCAGTGGCTTCCAGTCTATGGTGTCCACCAACAAAGCtttgaagaggatgcagaggcaGATGGGGCTGGAAGAAACAGGAGTACTGGATAAGGCGACCCTGGACGTCATGAAACAGCCTCGCTGTGGGGTTCCTGATGTGGCCAACTACCAAACCTTTGAAGGAGATCTCAAATGGGACCATAACGACATCACTTATAG GATCATTAACTATTCCCCCGACATGGAGAGCTCTCTGATTGATGATGCCTTTGCCAGAGCCTTCAAGGTGTGGCGGGATGTGACTCCCCTGACTTTTACCCGTCTCTTTGAGGGGACAGCTGACATCATGATATCATTTGGAAAAGCTG aCCATGGAGACCCCTACCCCTTTGATGGTAAGGATGGGCTTCTTGCTCATGCTTATCCCCCTGGTGAGGGTGTACAGGGAGATGCCCACTTTGACGATGATGAATACTGGACCCTGGGGAAAGGACCAG CTGTGAAGACTCGTTATGGGAATGCAGATGGTGCCATGTGCCACTTCCCCTTCAATTTTGAGGGCAAATCCTACACCACCTGTACCACTGATGGCCGTTCAGACAACCTTCCATGGTGTGCTACCACAGCTGACTTTGACAAAGACAAGAAATATGGCTTCTGCCCAAGTGAAC TTCTATACACATTTGGGGGAAATGCTGATGGGGCTAAGTGCGTCTTCCCCTTCATCTTTCTGGGAAAAGAATATGACAGCTGTACCACAGACGGCCGCAGTGACGAGTACCGCTGGTGTGCCACAACAGACAACTTtgacaaagacataaaatatgGATTCTGTCCCAGTCGTG ACACTGCTGTAATTGGTGGAAATTCTGAGGGAGAGCCCTGCCACTTCCCCTTTGTGTTCCTGGGTGAGACATATGATGCTTGCACAAGTGAGGGTCGAGGAGACGGCAAGTTGTGGTGTAGTACCACTGACAACTATGATGATGACAAGAAATGGGGTTTCTGTCCAGACAAAG GTTACAGTCTGTTCCTGGTGGCAGCTCACGAATTTGGGCATGCCCTTGGCCTGGATCACTCCAACATTAGAGATGCTCTCATGTACCCCATGTACAGTTATGTGGAAAAATTCTCCCTGCATAAAGATGACATTGAAGGCATTCAGTTTCTCTATG GAAGCGGCACAGGCCCTGGTCCCACCCCACCTCAGCCTGAAACCACCACTCCCTACATTGACCCTGAGGAGACTGTCACCACAAAAGAACCTCAGACCACTGTaccaaccaccacaaccaccacaCGGCCTGTGGATCCAACCAAAGATGCCTGCAATGTGGCAGAATTTGACGCCATCACCATGATTGAGGGAGAACTACATTTCTTCAAAGCCGG ACTTTACTGGAAGAAGTCCAGCAGGAATGCTGGGGTTGTCAGCGGACCATTTCCTATTTCTGAGAGGTGGCCAGCTCTGCCAGCAGTCATTGACACTGCTTTTGAAGACCTTCTAACCAAGAAATTGTACTTTTTCTCAG GGACCCGATTCTGGGTGTACACAGGGAAAAGTGTTCTGGGTCCCCGCAGCATAGAAAAGCTTGGTCTCCCTAACAATATTCAGAAGATCGAGGGAGCAGTTCAGAGAGGGAATGGCAAAGTGCTGCTCTTCAGTGGGGAGAACGTCTGGAG GTTAAATGTGAAGGACCAGAACATCGATCAAGGGTACCCCAGATTCACAGATGTCATGTTTGGAGGCGTCCCCAATGATTCTCATGATGTATTCCTGTATAAAG GTCACATCTACTTCTGCAGAGATCGCTTCTACTGGCGTATGAATTCCCGCAA GAAACAAGGAGATACTCATGGCGCCCGACTAGAATGAAGCAACAATTATCGGTTACTAATTGCTGTTCTATTTAGCGAACCCACACTTAAGGAAACCTCTCTACTCGAAAATACACG caTGTTCGAACACGATA ATATGGATTCAGAGGAGAATGAGGTGGAGAGCAGCAGTGATGCGGGCCCCTCAGGAATGGAGGAGCCATCTGAAAGTGGCATGGGCATGGAGACCTCAGAGGCCATGTCTGCCGACAGCAGTGATGCTGCTGCTCCTCACATACAGGCCCCAGAGTCTGACTGCCACGTGGGACAGAGTTCTGAGGGACTTGTT GTGTTTATCCCAGAGACCAGTTCCAGTACAGACATTAGAATTTCATCGGTTCACCTCCCTGACTCCTCCTCAGTGGCCCAGTCCACCAGCGTGTCCAGCGTCTCCACAGTGACTCAGTCAGTACTGGTGTCTGAGTCAGCCCAAGTGCTAGTCCACTCCAGTGCTGTGTCAGATGGTGGCATGATGGTTTCTGACTCAACTGCTTCAACATCATCAGACCTGGGGTCTGCCATTGACAAGATCATAGAGTCTACCATTGGCCCTGACATCATGAACG GTTGCATAGCTGTGACCAGTGCCGAAGATGGGGGTGCAGAAACAACCCAGTATCTTATATTACAAGGTCCAGATGATG GTGCTCCTATGGTAGCCCAGATGTCATCTTCGGCCCTGTCCAATCGTATAGCCATAGACGCTCTCGCTGAAGGACCCACATCCACCTGTCTGGACCAGGGAGACCTGCAGGGCCACCTTGAACCTGATCAACCTGACGATCAGCCAGGACACTCAGGTTACCCAGAGGACAGCAGCAGTCAGCCTGACCAACCCCAGCACTCCCACCCTTCTCAGTACATGGACTGCAGTGCAGATGGTCCAGACCAGACAGGGGAGTCTTCATCTTTCTATGCAGAGTGTTCAGGTGAGGAACCTGACCAGACGCGCTCCCAGTCAGGCTTTCCTGACTACAGTGGTGATAACAGTGACCAGGACCTGCCTGGATATGTGGGATGCAGTAGAGCTGATTCAAATCCTATTAGCCAGGGTCACTATGTGGTGGAGGGGAGCGCTGGGTATCTAGAGTGTGGGGTGGATGATGGAGAGCAGCCACATCATTCACGAAGTTACATTGACAGTAGTGCAGACCACCGGACACAAACAAGTCGGCAGTATGGTTCAGAGTATGGCGGAGAATGTGTTGCAGCTGCAGACTCTGAGCAACCGGGTTGTTCTCAGTATCAAGCAAgggatgatgatgacgatgacgATGAAGAAGACGAGCAGAACCAGGATCCAGATCAGCCACAGCACTCCCAACAGCAGCCCCAGCATTCATGTTACATGGAAAGCAGGAATGTTCCTGAGACCTCTCGCTATGTTGATGACAGCTCCTCATCGGACCAGCCTCTGGTTGACACAGCAGGCTCAGGCAGGCTTGCAGAGGCACAGGAGTGTAGTGAGAGCCAGCCTGGGCCCTACATCAGCAGTAGTGGGACATACAACTCTAATGCAGAGCCTGAACAGGCTCAACAGTGTTCACCCAGCCAAAATGAGCCTCAGGGTTCCCAAGGTCCTGTGAATCAAGTTAGAATAGTGAGGGAGATGGAGACCTCAACAGTGGTGGAAGGAACAGGGGACCGACCACCAAACCTAGCTGAGCTGGAGGAGATGATGGAGGTAGTGATTGTGCAGCAGTTCAGGTGTAAGATGTGTCCATACAAGAGTGCCTCCAAAGACACCCTCATCAACCACATGAGAGACAAACACTTCAAACCACCAGGTGAGGTAAAAACCACCAGGAAACGTAAACGTGGAAGGCCTCCTAAAAGTGAGACATTGGCCCGTCGCCAGGCTGAGAGGGCGCAAGCTGAAGAGAGGAAGGCAGCCAAAGTGAAGGAAGCTGAGCCCCAACaggcagaagaggaagaggatgataTAGTTGATGCTGGTGCCATTGATGATCCTGAAG AGGATAGTGACTATAACCCAGCTGATGAGAGCTGTGAAGCAAAACCACCTTCCATTGTGAAGAAGCCTGCCCCTCctatttcctcttcctctcaagGTCGTCCTCGACGTAAGGTTGGCCGTCCAAGGAAGTATAGCTTATTAGAAGAAGGCTACAGTAGCAAAG AAGCAGAAAGTATAGCTAAGAGTTCCAGGGTTAGGGCTGATGCTAGTTTACCTGAAGAAGCAAGCTCTTCTGGGTTAGGCAATGGTCCTGCTGTGGTGACCGATGGAGAAAATCCTGAAGTAGCAATAAGCCAATCAGACTCGGAAAACAAAGACCCCTCATCCAACACACAGCCAGAGGAGTTCTTCCCAAGGAAGCGAGGCAGGCCCTCTAAGCGTTTTCTTCGCAAGAAGTATAAGAAGTATATAAATCGAAA TCGATACTATAAATCCCTCAAACCACTCCTGAGACCCCACAACTGCTGGATCTGTGGCTCACGCTTCCTTACTCAAGAAGATTTGCGATTCCACGTAGACTCTCATGAAGGCAATGACCCAGAGCTCTTTAAGTGCCTCCAATGCAACTATCGCTGTAAGCGCTGGTCCTCACTTAAG GAACACATGTTCAATCATGAGGGCACCAAGCCGTTTAAGTGTGAGGAGTGTGATTACACAAGTGTGTACAGGAAAGATGTTATTCGCCACTCAGCAGTGCACAACAAAGATAA AAAAAGGAAGACAGAGATG GTACCAAAGGTGTCAGAGTTCCCCTGCCCTGTGTGTCACAGGGTTTACCCCATGCAAAAAAGACTGACCCAGCATATGAAGACCCACAGCTCAGAGAAACCACACATGTGTGATAAG TGTGGCAAATCCTTCAAGAAGCGATACACATTCAAAATGCACCTACTGACCCACATTCAGAGTCTTGGAGACAGCAG GTTCAAGTGTGAGTTTTGTGACTACACTTGTGACAACAAGAAGCTTCTACTCAATCACCAACTGTCCCACACAAATGACAGACCCTTCAAATGCGACTACTGCAAATACTCCACTTCTAAAGAGGAGTTCCTGGTGTCCCATCTGGCAATCAAACACACAG GAGAGAAACCTTTTTCCTGTGATATGTGTCACTTCATGACTAAGCATAGAAAGAACCTGCGTCTACACGTGCAGTGTCGCCATCCTGAGGCTTTTGAACAGTGGTCTGTGGCTCACCCTGAAGAACCTGTAAGGCAACGACGCAGACCCTTCTTCAACCTGCAGCAGATAGAGGAGCTCAAAGAACAACATGAGGACACCCAGAGTTTACCGAACACTATT GTTGCAGTAGATTCTGCAACACTACAAGTCATGCAGGGGATGGAAAATGCCTCAGTGTCCCAGGATGCTTTGGGAAACACCACCATTATCTACGAACAAG CTGAATCAAGTGATCTATCCGCCCAGAATGCCCTCGACCTGCTGCTGAACATGAGTAATGCCCGAGAATTGGTTGGAAACTCCTTACAG GTGGCAGTGCTAAAGTCAGATGGCAAAGCTCTGGACAAGGGCACATGGAGTACAGTGACCGCAACACAAGGACAGAATCAAAAGGTTGTGACCTTCCACGTGTCAGAGAATGGTGAGGCGGTGCTACAAGAGGCCTACGAGGCAGCTACCTCTGAAACAGGAGAGCTTGCCCAGATTGCCATTGAAGCATATGAGAGTGGGGGGGACTTTAATGTGGTTGAGCAGGCTGCTGAAGAAATCCATAGCCCTGCATACAG TAGTGGTGAGAACAGTCCCTCTCAGGCTTTAGAAGTGTCCGGATCAGACAGcctgaaaagtgaaaagtacTATCTTACTTCAGCACTGTCTGAGGGTGTATTGCAACAAGTAGAG TTGAGCACTGAAGCTTTAGCCTCTCCTGCTTTGAACTCTCCCAGTCTCAGCACCAAAAGGTTTTCCTGCAGAATCTGCATGGAGTCATTTCATGGACGCTCTGATATGGAAAACCACAAGAGGGCGCACCTGGACCCTAACACTTTCAAATGTCCTGACTGTGACTTCACTTCTACCTCATGGCCTGAAGTTAAG GCACACATGGGGCAACATTCTTATCTTCGTCCTCACAAATGTCCAAACTGCAGCTTTgcctcaaaaaacaaaaaagatctgCGTCGGCACATGATGACCCATACCAACGAGAAACCCTTTTCTTGTAAACTTTGTGGTCAAAG GTTTAACCGTAATGGTCATTTGAAGTTTCATATGGAGCGTCTCCACAATCAGGATAATCCAACCCGCAAAAGCCGTACAACCACATCCCAGCAAACCATCATAGTCAATAGTGATGAAGAAGCTCTGGCTACACTTCAGT CACTCCAGACACATCAGACAGTAATCACTCCAGAGCGGTTGCAGGCACTGGGACAGGAGCACATCATTGTAGCTCAAGAACAGCCACTCTCAGACCAG GAGGAGGGCACTTACATCCAGCAGATAACTACCATAGATGGACAGACGGTTCAACATCTAATGACAGGAGAAAACCAAGTGACTGAG GTCCAGTACATCATCTCGCAGGATGGAGTGCAGCACTTAATCCCTCAGGAGTATGTAGTTGTAGCTGATGGCAACCACATACAG ATGCCAGATGGCCAGATAATCCAGTATGAGCATGATGGGACCTTTCTGCAGGAGCAACAG aTCGCTGTAAGTCATGAGGGACATATCCAGTACCTACCTGTCAGCTCAGAGCAACAGATAGTGAATCCGGAGGATCTGGAAGCTGCTGCCCATTCTGCCGTCACAA CTGTAGCAGATGCAGCGATGGCGCAGTCTCAGAGAGTCTACACTGAAGCTACACCCgaacagctggagcagctgcagaagcAGGGCATCCATTATGATGTCATTACCTTCACAGACGAAT atatcACTCATCTTGAAGGGCAGCAGAGGATTGAGgagtttgaaaacattttgttgaaactcactttcccttcattttaTAATGGTTACAAAAAGTCCTGCTGTAAACTCTATCCAGGAGGATGTCAGAAGCTGCTAGATAGCACAGGCTATACTTGTGATTTACTGAAAGGAAGAGTTACGAAAACTGAGGACGATGGCTGGATTGAattcaaaatatcaaatgtgcattttgtgGATAGAGGCTACTACAGATGTTTTGTGCTGGGCACCCAGAACCACATCTACAGTGACTACTATGTTGAAGTGTTAG AAGCTTCAGTTCAAAACAGCCAGTCTCAGCCTACAACCTCGACAAGCACCAACGCTTTGGACACCTCCACAGCATTCCCAGACTCCACTGGGCCTGTTCTGAACCAGGACCACAGTGACAGCCCAAG AGTCTCCTGGAGTTTTGGCCTGCCACTAGCTGTTATAGTAACAATAACAGTAATGATTATGATCACATCGGTGACTGCTGTTATTTGCTTCAGAGTAAAGGCAAAAT acAAATATGAAGAAGCTGTGTGTGACTCATTGAAACAACAGGCTTGG GAAATGAGTGGCATAGTTTACACAACTGTGGACTTCAGAACTCAGCAGAAACCACATGAGCTGTATACAAACCTGATGCTGTGTAAAACAGGAGCGGGAGCCCCCAGCTCAACCTGGAGTGCCGAGCATGCTGGGATGGTGGAGTACTCCACTCTGGCAATGAACCAGTGA
- the LOC137140254 gene encoding pepsin A-like: MNHYSSESNSEVANKMKCLVILVALVAFSECLVRMPLIKGKTARQTLQEKGLWEEYRKKFPYNPMVKFTQYGTEPMTNDADMSYYGVISIGTPPQSFSVIFDSGSSNLWVPSVYCSSSQACQNHNKFNPQQSSSFQWNGESLSIQYGTGSMTGYLGADTVGVGGVSVANQVFGLSQTEAPFMAHMQADGILGLAFQSIASDNVVPVFNNMVSQGLVSQPMFSVYLSSNSAQGSEVVFGGVDSNHYTGQIAWIPLTSATYWQIKMDSVSINGQTVACSGGCQAIIDTGTSLIVGPTSDISNINSWVGASTDQYGDASVNCQNIQSMPEVTFTLNGNAFTIPATAYVSQSYYGCNTGFGQGGSDQLWILGDVFIRQYYAVFDTQGPYIGLAKSA, encoded by the exons ATGAATCATTACTCGTCTGAGTCCAACAGTGAAGTGGCCAACAAGATGAAGTGCCTTGTCATCCTCGTAGCCCTTGTGGCTTTTTCCGAATGCCTCGTTAG GATGCCCCTGATCAAGGGGAAGACTGCCAGGCAAACCCTGCAGGAGAAAGGATTATGGGAGGAGTACAGGAAGAAGTTCCCATACAACCCAATGGTTAAGTTCACCCAGTATGGTACTGAGCCAATGACCAATGATGCTGAC ATGTCCTACTATGGCGTGATCTCCATTGGCACCCCCCCCCAGTCCTTCTCTGTCATCTTTGACTCCGGCTCCTCCAACCTGTGGGTGCCATCAGTCTACTGCTCTAGTAGTCAGGCCTGCC AGAACCACAACAAATTCAACCCACAGCAGTCCTCCAGCTTCCAATGGAATGGCGAGTCTTTGTCCATCCAGTATGGCACTGGCAGCATGACTGGATACCTGGGTGCTGACACTGTTGGG GTGGGCGGTGTCTCTGTGGCCAACCAGGTGTTTGGACTCAGCCAGACAGAGGCTCCCTTCATGGCTCACATGCAGGCTGATGGCATTCTGGGTCTGGCCTTCCAGAGTATTGCCTCTGACAATGTTGTGCCTGTCTTTAACAACATGGTCTCACAGGGACTTGTGTCTCAGCCCATGTTCTCTGTCTACCTGAGCAG caaCAGTGCACAGGGCAGTGAGGTGGTTTTCGGTGGTGTTGACAGCAACCACTACACTGGACAAATCGCCTGGATCCCTCTGACCTCTGCCACCTACTGGCAGATCAAAATGGACAG TGTTAGCATCAATGGACAGACTGTAGCCTGTAGTGGTGGGTGTCAGGCCATCATTGATACTGGTACTTCCCTGATTGTTGGCCCAAccagtgacatcagcaacatcaATTCCTGGGTTGGAGCCTCAACCGATCAATATGGAGAT GCCTCAGTGAACTGCCAGAACATCCAGAGCATGCCCGAAGTCACCTTTACTCTTAATGGAAATGCTTTCACCATCCCTGCAACTGCTTACGTCTCTCAG AGCTACTATGGTTGCAACACTGGATTTGGCCAGGGCGGTTCTGACCAACTCTGGATCCTGGGAGATGTCTTCATCAGGCAGTACTATGCTGTCTTTGATACACAGGGTCCTTACATTGGGCTGGCCAAGTCTgcataa
- the prok1 gene encoding prokineticin-1, translating into MDLRAVLLFFLLLSLNWSRGAIITGACERDLQCGFGLCCAVSLWLRGLRVCIPRGVEGDECHPFSHKVPYMGKRQHHTCPCLPHLVCTRYADSKYRCTDDFKNMDF; encoded by the exons ATGGACTTGAGGGCAGTGCTGCTGTTCTTCCTCCTGCTGTCTCTGAATTGGTCCAGAGGAGCCATCATCACAGGG GCCTGTGAAAGAGACTTGCAGTGCGGATTTGGTCTTTGCTGTGCCGTCAGTCTATGGCTGAGGGGTCTGAGGGTGTGCATCCCAAGAGGTGTGGAGGGGGATGAATGCCACCCCTTTAGCCACAAG GTGCCCTATATGGGGAAACGGCAACATCACACTTGCCCCTGTCTGCCCCACTTAGTGTGCACCAGGTATGCAGACAGCAAGTACAGATGTACTGATGACTTCAAAAACATGGACTTTTAA
- the lamtor5 gene encoding ragulator complex protein LAMTOR5, translating into MESALEQHLDDTMKNPAIVGVLCTDQQGHNLGCRGSLSDEHGGVVSVLAKQAAALTRDPTDTPTVCLESESGNILVRSHGTITVAVHKIAS; encoded by the exons ATGGAGTCAGCCCTCGAGCAGCATCTCGATGACAC CATGAAGAATCCAGCTATTGTCGGGGTGCTCTGTACAGACCAACAAGGACACAACCTGGGCT GCCGTGGCTCCTTGTCTGATGAACATGGCGGTGTTGTGTCAGTTTTGGCCAAACAGGCTGCAGCTCTCACTAGAGACCCAACAGACACCCCGACTGTGTGCCTAGAGTCTGAGTCAGG caaCATTCTTGTGAGGAGTCATGGGACCATCACAGTGGCAGTTCACAAGATAGCATCTTGA